In Hymenobacter sp. DG01, one genomic interval encodes:
- a CDS encoding DUF3846 domain-containing protein: MSRTMCSAAETAALDAAALKGTDTAYPLFSLHALQMRPHAAAEWQDCPARLFLQERDGAWIVALCGTTSRLFHTSSYDGYAFKLGERGFVDRFQLLAFFRTQRQQIYKALNQTGAVALRLSGDVEAITPALTTALSLDQMQQAVDGFIEVHSWAGEHEAQGLAATSLVQNEDGKYQERPINALATCLWYQVYPLGVYSGPAGAADVIVGDVLLVRNSCLRDSE, translated from the coding sequence ATGTCCCGTACAATGTGCTCCGCTGCAGAAACCGCCGCCCTAGATGCTGCGGCCCTGAAAGGAACTGATACCGCTTACCCGCTTTTTAGCCTACACGCCCTCCAGATGAGGCCCCACGCGGCGGCCGAGTGGCAGGATTGCCCGGCCCGCCTGTTTCTACAGGAGAGGGATGGGGCCTGGATTGTTGCCCTCTGTGGCACGACAAGCCGCCTATTTCATACCAGTTCTTACGATGGCTATGCGTTTAAGCTGGGGGAACGTGGTTTCGTGGACCGTTTTCAGCTGCTGGCCTTCTTCCGTACCCAGCGCCAGCAAATCTACAAAGCATTGAACCAGACTGGAGCCGTGGCCTTGCGCCTGAGTGGCGATGTAGAGGCAATAACGCCAGCCCTGACTACCGCACTGAGCCTAGATCAAATGCAGCAGGCAGTGGATGGCTTTATCGAAGTGCATTCCTGGGCGGGGGAACACGAAGCCCAGGGGCTGGCCGCTACCAGCCTAGTGCAGAATGAGGACGGTAAGTATCAAGAACGGCCCATCAATGCGCTGGCTACCTGCCTCTGGTACCAGGTGTACCCCCTGGGTGTTTACAGTGGCCCGGCAGGTGCAGCCGATGTTATTGTCGGGGATGTGCTGCTCGTGCGCAACAGTTGCCTTAGAGACAGCGAGTAG
- the dndC gene encoding DNA phosphorothioation system sulfurtransferase DndC: MSLNLPYIEAELQDQYLMADNNRPWILGFSGGKDSTMLLQLAWRSIAKLPAEARHRPVYVVCNDTKVENPRIAQFVERQLQRIEAAARQQDLPFIVQRTLPQLQETFWAKLIGLGYPAPDTRFRWCTDRLKINPTTRFIQGKISSAGEVIILLGTREAESAKRAQSMKKHAIHGQRLRKHVLPNAAVFAPIRDVQTPELWQYLSQVAPPWGGSHKELITLYRNASVDEDCPLVIDTQSASCGKSRFGCWVCTVVARDKSMEGLIQNGETWMEPLADLRNFLIEARDTPATYRQKELRRGYVREEAWGPYLAETRAEILRRLLQAQYNIQQEVDESMSFLSYQDLVTIQALWHRDGLFSHSVAGIYNSIYPVAMPEATQRSRSHEQHELLQEVCADAPEHAVLIEQVMQVMKTKSLLKTRRGLDTSIEAVLDNYLKEQGQAGRKQITG, encoded by the coding sequence ATGAGCCTTAACCTCCCCTATATCGAAGCCGAGTTACAGGATCAGTACCTGATGGCCGATAACAACCGGCCCTGGATTTTGGGCTTCAGCGGCGGCAAGGATTCCACTATGCTGCTGCAACTGGCCTGGCGCTCGATTGCCAAGCTGCCGGCCGAAGCCCGGCACCGGCCGGTTTACGTGGTGTGCAATGACACAAAGGTGGAAAACCCGCGCATAGCACAGTTTGTAGAACGCCAGCTCCAGCGTATCGAGGCGGCAGCCCGGCAACAGGACCTGCCCTTTATTGTGCAGCGGACCCTGCCCCAGCTGCAGGAAACGTTCTGGGCCAAGCTGATCGGGTTGGGCTATCCGGCACCTGATACGCGTTTTCGCTGGTGCACAGACCGGTTGAAGATCAATCCGACCACCCGCTTTATTCAAGGTAAAATCAGTAGCGCGGGCGAGGTAATCATTCTGCTGGGTACCCGCGAGGCAGAAAGCGCCAAGCGGGCGCAGTCAATGAAGAAACATGCCATCCATGGCCAGCGGCTCCGGAAGCACGTTCTGCCCAACGCAGCGGTATTTGCGCCCATCCGGGACGTGCAGACTCCGGAGCTGTGGCAGTACCTGAGCCAGGTAGCCCCGCCCTGGGGCGGTAGCCATAAGGAGCTGATTACGCTATACCGTAATGCGTCGGTTGATGAGGATTGCCCCTTGGTAATCGACACGCAAAGCGCTTCCTGTGGTAAAAGCCGGTTCGGGTGCTGGGTATGTACGGTCGTGGCCCGAGACAAAAGCATGGAAGGCCTGATTCAGAACGGGGAAACGTGGATGGAACCGCTGGCAGACCTGCGCAACTTTCTCATTGAGGCCCGCGATACGCCGGCAACCTACCGGCAGAAGGAATTGCGGCGGGGCTACGTGCGCGAGGAAGCCTGGGGCCCCTACCTGGCGGAAACCCGAGCCGAAATTCTACGGCGGCTGCTGCAGGCCCAGTACAACATACAACAGGAAGTGGACGAGTCCATGAGCTTTCTCAGCTACCAGGATCTGGTAACTATTCAGGCGTTATGGCACCGCGACGGCCTGTTTAGCCACTCTGTTGCCGGCATCTACAATAGCATCTACCCCGTGGCCATGCCGGAAGCCACCCAGCGAAGCCGTAGCCACGAGCAGCACGAGCTGCTGCAGGAAGTTTGCGCTGATGCCCCGGAACATGCCGTGCTCATCGAGCAGGTAATGCAGGTGATGAAAACGAAGTCCTTGCTGAAAACTCGCCGGGGCCTTGATACCAGCATTGAGGCTGTATTGGATAACTACCTGAAAGAACAAGGGCAAGCGGGCAGAAAACAGATTACGGGCTGA
- a CDS encoding T9SS type A sorting domain-containing protein — translation MKLLSAVACLLAGSSLSARAQLANDERASAQALVLDSTGRTSLATSNVGATASDLPALSCGGPAAPKDVWYSVLVPASGSLTVSTAGIAGSPFTDTVLEVYASRNGQLVPLGCNDDYSVTDHFSSLTVSGQPGGSTLLLRVYGFGNVSGAFTVQASEPQLLVNDECAGAIALPVDGSCSVIMATNAGASASAVAHPTGGIQSVSPILNDVWFSLLVPASGQVAVTTSSVPGSSLQDTGLILYTGTPDKLTQIASNDDQSPTNYFSGAQASGLTPGTMVYARVWSVNLTLTGQFGICAANPSALVAASRLTKLPLQVSPMPARETLSIQLPSLTDQRSAQVSLRNTQGQVVKLRLISLKSTETPTLLNVADLPAGIYTLRLQTGSITGTHKVVIE, via the coding sequence TTGAAACTACTCTCTGCCGTGGCCTGCCTACTGGCAGGCTCCTCCCTGAGCGCCCGGGCTCAGCTGGCCAATGATGAAAGGGCCTCCGCTCAGGCGTTAGTTCTTGATTCCACCGGCCGCACTTCGCTGGCCACATCAAACGTGGGCGCGACGGCTTCTGACCTACCGGCGTTGTCCTGCGGTGGCCCGGCCGCGCCAAAGGATGTATGGTATAGCGTACTGGTACCTGCTTCCGGCTCGCTTACCGTCTCAACCGCTGGCATTGCCGGCAGCCCCTTTACGGATACCGTGCTCGAAGTCTATGCCTCGCGCAATGGCCAACTCGTGCCGTTGGGCTGTAATGATGATTACAGCGTGACGGATCATTTTTCCTCCCTGACTGTTTCCGGCCAGCCGGGGGGCAGTACTCTGCTGCTGCGCGTGTATGGGTTCGGTAATGTATCCGGCGCTTTCACGGTCCAGGCCAGTGAGCCTCAGCTATTGGTAAATGATGAATGTGCCGGTGCCATTGCGCTGCCGGTGGACGGCTCCTGCAGCGTTATCATGGCCACTAATGCCGGCGCTTCGGCCTCCGCGGTGGCGCACCCTACCGGTGGAATTCAGTCCGTAAGTCCTATTCTCAACGATGTATGGTTTAGCCTGCTGGTGCCCGCCTCTGGACAAGTGGCCGTCACTACCTCCAGCGTACCTGGCTCCAGCCTGCAGGATACGGGCCTGATTCTTTATACTGGTACGCCCGATAAGCTGACCCAGATTGCCAGCAATGATGATCAGTCGCCCACCAACTATTTTTCCGGGGCTCAGGCCTCCGGTCTGACGCCGGGCACGATGGTATACGCACGGGTTTGGAGCGTCAATCTGACGCTAACCGGGCAGTTCGGTATCTGCGCGGCTAATCCGTCGGCCCTGGTTGCGGCTTCTCGCCTGACAAAACTTCCCCTGCAGGTTTCGCCAATGCCGGCCCGTGAGACTCTGAGCATTCAGCTGCCTTCGCTGACCGATCAGCGCAGTGCTCAGGTTTCGCTGAGAAACACGCAGGGGCAGGTGGTAAAGCTTCGCCTGATCAGCCTGAAATCAACGGAAACGCCGACCCTGCTCAATGTGGCCGACTTGCCGGCTGGGATTTATACCCTACGCCTGCAGACTGGTAGTATTACCGGTACCCACAAAGTAGTAATTGAATAA
- a CDS encoding DUF4942 domain-containing protein, with amino-acid sequence MFNPEFFPSTAALIQEMLKPFLATPRDPEGRRPGYHQSALMNMTICDPSAGSGAILDWMAEHLRTTHNGHWSSYSKNMYACEIDPELKAMLQGKNYKVIADDFLEYNGGHQFDLMIMNPPFSCADRHILHAFKTVAPGGHVVSILNTETIRNPFTETRQLLEKLIADHGTVEELGQVFLAEDAERKTDVHVSLVRLQRPAERDPLNFDFHTRRQKSHSGPELTEDSFKDAVTVKDVIGNMMVGYEQVKQAFVDYMKARRALQFYGADLVSQPCDILAVANEAIASSDNQRAVYNEFSDSLNQNAWREVLTKINLQKYMTHQVRNDFDRYGRHQGYMEFSKENVASLVEMVFENRTTILDKAVVAVFDIFTSYYHENRCHVEGWKTNDKFKVNRKLILPNWVKWDDWSTARDLKTYGSRFTLNYHQHSEFSDIDKVMCYLTGENYDTCYTIRQALETRFTRMGKVFPGDKFDSECESQFFTLRFFKKGTLHLEFKSESLWQEFNLRACAGKQWLPEPEMKAYRERKRGPFDPAPAEPTPERLAIEAPVVVQMPVEPAPEEAPVTAPPVVRRLAGPGTQLSWLDAA; translated from the coding sequence ATGTTCAATCCGGAATTCTTCCCCTCAACTGCCGCACTGATCCAGGAAATGCTGAAGCCATTTCTTGCTACTCCCCGCGACCCGGAAGGACGCCGGCCCGGCTATCATCAGTCGGCGCTAATGAACATGACGATCTGCGACCCCAGCGCCGGCAGCGGCGCTATCCTGGATTGGATGGCTGAGCACCTGCGCACGACCCACAACGGGCACTGGAGCAGCTACAGCAAGAATATGTACGCCTGCGAGATTGACCCCGAGCTAAAAGCCATGCTGCAGGGCAAAAACTACAAGGTGATAGCCGATGATTTCCTGGAGTACAACGGAGGGCATCAGTTTGATCTAATGATCATGAATCCGCCTTTTTCGTGCGCTGACCGCCACATTTTGCACGCCTTCAAGACGGTGGCCCCGGGCGGGCATGTGGTTTCCATTCTGAACACGGAAACAATCCGCAACCCGTTCACGGAAACGCGCCAGCTGCTGGAAAAGCTGATTGCCGACCATGGCACGGTTGAGGAGCTGGGGCAGGTTTTCCTGGCCGAAGATGCCGAGCGTAAAACGGACGTGCACGTTTCCTTAGTCCGGCTGCAGCGCCCGGCTGAGCGCGACCCGCTCAACTTTGATTTTCACACCCGCCGCCAGAAGTCCCACAGTGGCCCAGAGCTGACCGAGGACTCGTTTAAGGATGCCGTGACGGTGAAGGATGTTATCGGCAACATGATGGTAGGCTACGAGCAGGTAAAACAGGCCTTTGTAGACTACATGAAGGCGCGGCGGGCGCTGCAATTCTACGGGGCGGACCTGGTTAGCCAGCCCTGCGATATTCTGGCCGTGGCCAATGAAGCCATTGCCAGCAGCGACAACCAGCGGGCTGTATACAACGAGTTTAGCGACAGCCTGAATCAGAACGCCTGGCGGGAGGTACTTACGAAAATAAATCTGCAGAAATACATGACGCACCAGGTGCGGAATGATTTTGATCGGTACGGCCGCCATCAGGGCTACATGGAATTCTCAAAAGAGAATGTGGCCAGCCTCGTAGAAATGGTATTTGAGAACCGGACTACCATTCTGGATAAGGCGGTAGTGGCCGTATTCGACATTTTTACGAGCTACTACCACGAGAATCGTTGCCACGTCGAGGGTTGGAAAACCAACGATAAATTCAAGGTGAACCGTAAACTGATCCTGCCGAACTGGGTTAAGTGGGACGACTGGAGCACCGCCCGCGACCTGAAAACCTACGGTAGCCGCTTCACTTTAAATTACCATCAGCACTCGGAGTTTTCCGACATTGATAAAGTGATGTGCTACCTCACCGGGGAGAACTACGATACGTGTTACACTATCCGGCAGGCCCTGGAAACGCGCTTTACCCGCATGGGCAAGGTGTTCCCCGGAGATAAGTTCGACAGTGAGTGCGAAAGCCAGTTTTTCACTTTGCGCTTTTTCAAGAAAGGCACTCTGCATCTGGAATTCAAGTCGGAATCCTTGTGGCAAGAGTTCAATCTACGGGCCTGTGCCGGCAAGCAGTGGCTGCCGGAGCCCGAAATGAAAGCGTATCGGGAGCGCAAGCGTGGTCCCTTTGATCCGGCCCCAGCCGAGCCAACGCCGGAGCGCCTGGCCATCGAGGCGCCAGTAGTTGTGCAAATGCCGGTGGAGCCCGCGCCCGAAGAAGCACCGGTAACAGCGCCGCCTGTAGTGCGACGCCTAGCAGGTCCGGGAACTCAGCTCAGCTGGCTGGATGCGGCCTAG